A region of Pseudorca crassidens isolate mPseCra1 chromosome 8, mPseCra1.hap1, whole genome shotgun sequence DNA encodes the following proteins:
- the SMKR1 gene encoding small lysine-rich protein 1: protein MPGKGKRKGRSQPRGKKQKKPEVDILSPAAMLNLYYIAHNVAGCLHLRGFRWPGATKSKKGKNKT, encoded by the coding sequence CCaggtaaagggaaaagaaaaggccgAAGCCAGCCCCGTGGGAAAAAGCAGAAGAAACCGGAAGTGGACATCCTCAGCCCCGCCGCGATGCTGAACCTCTACTACATTGCCCACAACGTCGCTGGCTGCCTGCACCTGCGCGGCTTCCGCTGGCCAGGCGCTACCAAGTCAAAGAAGGGCAAAAACAAGACTTAA